The sequence aaacaaataaaaaaaaaattttattttatacatttgaaagggacaatcttaaaccaatttttctacatagttaccatttaaattgaggcattTATCATAACAATGCACAAGCCTTTCAATTTCTTCTCTAAATCTGAAAAATCTGCTGCCtcagatttttggcacccatcttgcacaaaacttgcgATAAACAAGCTTCCCTGATACAATTTCATGGAGTgaacttcgtgaaatttgggggaaataaAGCAAGAGTTCTTTAATTGTAATGTGgcgattttcatgaattttatcattgattttcattgtcagttcatcagtcacaaggctaggctgaCCACTGCAGTCCTCATCATTAACATTGGTGTGAccattttaaactgaatgcaccattGCCTCACTCcaccaccttcactcattattccatctccatatacctcacaaagttgctgatgaattttaattggtttgaggttttttgccagtaaaaacctaatcactggaCACACCTCACAACTCatgggattttctattgaagtgcacgtttcaataattcacaacaaacaaagtagaaaaatcacaatcCACATACTatgacagcttgatgcgtactaAGTGTAGAAACATTTTGACACTAAGATAGAGGCTttatccccacccatctccacactaggcacaaacgtaagttactttctagACTACCCTCATACTTGCATATAGatctaccaaaatattttattattaaaatgttatttgcttttcactcttaacattttttctttcaatgaTTAGAAtaaccagaataaaaaaatatatatatttttcaataaatgttttagaaaaaaatttgattatttcattatCCTTGACATCATTTATTCCttagtataaatttttcattagttttttaactttctggagtaaaacataaaatgcaagaatattataacataatgGTGAGATGTTTACATAACATCATTACTGTAGTACAGCTACAATAGCCAGGTTATGCTTATCtatcaacaatgtttttttttcatattttttcatttcttcctctTAACACcttagaatgaaaattaaatacttccACGTTACTAATTGCATTATTTCATGATTGAATGATGCCTGCCGGCTTTGTATTTTCTGCACtggccattatttttttaaaaattatataaattttgattaaatttttaatgaatattttgtttgaaattaagaTTGTATTTATTAACGTTTTGTTATATTGTGGCTCCAAGAACCATCTAAAAAGGCTTCTCCATTTGAAATAAAACCACACTCTTTATCTAACATTGTAATTACTTTGTAAAGAGATAATccatgataaattaatttcattatctttaaatttgaTTCTGCTCcctgaaaatgtaaaattcattagAATAGGTTtactcttattaatatttaaacaattagatttaaattaaataaaaaatagcatgtATATCATTCATATGTCTTTGTTAATTAAtgctgaaaatgtttttatacaaacTAAACTCATTTGTAgcatcttttgtttttataaatatgatttgcTATCTTTAAAAGTAGTTtccaatcaaaaatttgtttactgacataaaattttatttattgctgtgttagtttatatatttttatttctgataatataAATACTCTAAAAATTTCAGGGTTTTGAAGTACAATTCAGCTACTAATCCAATAAATAATAGTAAGCTATTGTTACTTAAGTTATTGTTAGCTTATTGTAAgctattgttgtttattttatcataaaatttgttaaacccTCAATAGATGATTTGAAACTTCTTTGAAGTCCTATTTATAAATTAGATGCATATCagttttatagttaatataaCAGAGTTAGTTAAATCCACTTGCTGCAGAATATCTCAACATCCTCATTCTTCtgtatataattttctgtaagtACCGGTAACTTGAAATGTGACATGGATTTTTTTATAGAGTTAATAATCTAACACCATTAGGGGAATTTTCCTCAGCTTCTCCTAATACGAAAAAGATATGAAGTGACTTTTCAATGGCATATCTCTCAACTCCATGGGATATAATCCTAAATTTGGGTTTTCTAAAACAAATGTTCGGATATGATTTCTCAAGAATTATGCTGGCACCAATAGTGTGTATGTATGGCACCAATTTGGTtacaatagtacataaaaatgtAACACCAGAAAACAACAGACCACCTTCAACTTTTTTTAGCCAGTAGACACTATGTTCAGGTCCTCAAGATAATGAGGAATAGTGATGAGGCATTCCACTGCCTGTAGAATATTTCAAGgtatgaaattctttatttttacttacacttaaaaaaaaatatatattatttaaaacctgttttttgaaaaattgtactgCACTTTCCCAGGTGATCAGCAagaattgaaaatgttatatgtactacattatattaaatatattttattcaagttagatatttttgaattttcatgtggtaaggtattattttaataaataaaaatagtaaatgattttataaacaaaatgagaGACTAcagagttaaaatatttttcttttttagatatatgatcttttgtaatacttaaggtgtattaattaacataatatatatggatattaatatttgtgcataaatatagattaatttagTATATGAATTTGAATCATTATGAAATACCCAACTTTTTCCTGATTTGCCAAGTTTTTTCTTGCTTATAGAAGACTAGAAGGATTTTTAATGTCACATGTTCTTTCTGACACCAACTACAAGAAGATGCCAACAGCAATTTATTCAATCTTCAATACTTTTATTAAGATTGCCACATGTTACTTATCAATTGTACATTCATTTAGTAGAAGCAGGTgtgatgaataaaacaaatattttgtttatggcTGGTCATGTAATCGTGCAAAAATTTGGTTCTCTGTAATACATTCTTATTTCATCAGTTTGATGATACAAGTTATCTTGTTTACTTATTGAGattgcatataaaattaataattaagtaaatttgtgtctatacagttttattattttgactatATTTGTTTCTGCAATACATAGTCTACATGTGCTGCTGTATTattagtacaattaaaaaaaaaaaaacaaatgtgcaGGTTAAGTTATTTTTCTCGGATAAGTCTGTCTTTAAACAGATTCAACTGAACATTGTTTTTTCTTAGTTTTGAGTatctatcttcatttttttatagcttttccTCTTCCTAATAGCTGTAACTATTACAGTTCgtcttctttctctttctctttcactTCTTCCTTCCATTTTCCCTTTGTAGTCCTTGATGAAGAAAATCTTTACTGAGGATTAGCCTTTGTAGATGTTATTAATAAGGCTAAGAGTATAAaaaaagccaacaaaaagaacattTTCCTGTTACATTAAATTCTGTCTCTCTTACTTTCTCAATACttccttatttttcattttgtctaaCTATTTCACTTTCTGCAATCTTTACCTCCACATTTTCAAACTACCGAAATTCTTCTGTTCCTTCTTTCTGACTGAGAAGGATTCAATTCACATGATAACAACTCCAATGAAAGATCCCAATAAACATCTTAATTAGTTTTATTGgactctttttacttccttttacaaagtaaaggaagtattgcgattgtgaaaaatttcgcttttcagatttcaacagaaatatccattttgatcatccctggatccattttgactagttttttttacaatatcacaataatggtatttttttattatattctattagatttttgtattttaattttattctttatactgaaatttgttattataaaagagaacgttgattttttttttttttatatttgttaaaagattaatacaataaataggttttgcaattaatacaaaataattatgtttgattaaaaacaggataatagatttattaatacataataataaaacttttatttcaattatatagaCCTGTAGATAAAACTTTATTCAGGACAGGACTTAATTACATGAAATAGTTTggctaaaattactttatttcattaatagaaatattttaaactttatatctgTCTTCCTTTACTTTTCtccatattttataatcaataattttcttcttaattttgataatattgatAACCAATTCCTTTTACTCAAATAGTCtctttatctaataatttaattacttcatgGACATATAAGCCAGGGtttgataattttactattttgatttttgatttttctccCTGAAAATATTAGatctaaaataaacatacaattttttattttgtttaaataaagttacgttaataataaatagtaaaattcataGTTTGATTGGATCTCatgttgagtaaaaaaaaaaaaatagtttcttgaaaaaattattttataacatgattaattttgataaaataatactaaagcattaatttttttttctaaatattctttcttgagataattacaattaatgtaaCACATGAAGTTTAGTTTACGAAGGAGACAGTGTGtttagcaataaatattttataaatggcttaattagtttaatatacatattaattttttttacaacaatatcACGATATGTTTGATTTGCAGTTGATTCCCATTCAGTCAGTTTGCAATctagttttattacttttgaaatagaTTCAGCtccctgaaaatatttaaaatattataatattgttttctgtaaaatgtaatttcatacattttttgccgttaatacttaattaaatttaatgattagtaaattaaaatttttagttaagccTAAGTTAAAGCTATGAATGAAACAAGTCTTAATgtgaattaaattgtttacataatggaatttttttattggtaatcaattaatattgatatttatctTGCTTAtgcaaattcaaaataaataataagtattacaataataattaaaaccatcATCTTAAATAGTTTAGATTTTTATTCACATAACTTATATTCTTATCTTCTACTCTcagtaaatagtatttatttagtaggcatgtactaataataaaataaacaagatcgCAAAACTATTTTTAGGTATCTAAATTGGTTGTTTATATAAAACAGGACTTTATTCAGCACTGATTATATAGTATTAACTGCAGTTTCATATGTTTATGAAGACCAGTGTGTCTCAAGGTACAGTTTTGGACAAGTGAATActaataaaagtagataaaacaacaaaatatttcatgataGAGCTAggaatgaatgaaaagaaaattactaaaagattAACAAATGACTACACTATCAGAAAACTTAAAGAAACTAGTTACGCTGATTACACCACCAACACTTTTATTACACATACTGGAAATGATTGTGGCACCCAAGCAATTAATGCAATTCAGCACAGaattaggtttatttttaataagttttccatTTTCTTCCTTAATACAATACTCTTTactcattaataaatacatatttatttgtgtataaaattatatttcaatcttCCAGTTGTAGTTTTTCTGCTATTTTATATACAACCTCTGGtgaacttaattttgtttttatcaaccTGACTACTTTTATGTCTGGGGTTTCTTCCTGTAAATAATCACACTTTATATTCTCatgaaaattatcattacaaaacataatttaattatgtatgatttatattaaatatgttaattatggATTATTATGAATAGCACTTCACtcctacatttttaattaaattatctaaatcatTATGTGCTCAGAAATAAGTTTAAGATATTTGTGTATAGTGAATACatcttctatttatatttttctctttgtaGACAATTTTTCCTTCCACTGAGCAAATAATGAACATAGTgctatagtttaaaattatttaaatagtacttaataatcacaattttttatatttaatcacaaGTTTAACTGGCCAATATCATCTACTTTTGTTTGTTACTCTTTCCTGTAGTATTCTGTACTTTCATCTCtcattataatcattataatcacTACAtgcttttaaatgttattaaaataaagtcaCATGATAACTGTAATTAAGATAAAccataatgaaaatgaaattagtttaattacTCTGTTGCTAAATTTGAGATATAACATCTTCTGAATCATTTACTTACTTTTTCATTTAGTACCCATTTCTTAATTATAAGTTGTCTCATTTTAAAATGAGACAACTTTCATACTGtagttttgtttacatttatattcaaatgaaagtttttctatatgaataaatgtatatttatacgcaaaaaaataattttttttttagctgataacaaataatacattaatgaaaCTGGTAACTATTAGTGTTGCAGATCATAATGAAGTCTAGAATTGATTTGAAATGACTAAACATAATTTCACGAGCAGAACTGTTCTAATTGAGTAACACTGAGTATTCATTTGGTTGGCTGTAATTATGTTATATactaaatattccattttttctcAGATAAATGTTAAATTGATTACATACCTTTACTATACTTAAATGTTCatgtttaacttttaaaacttcagcaaaatattttattaattcttcattAGCTTTTCTACCAGTATCTGGAGCATTAACGCAGACCGTGACTTCGCTTAATTCAATtcctataatttttacaaatatataaaattaaaattaaatgggttcagtttatatttaaaacaatattgtcaataatgttttttttttgtaaatttgtgttGCAGGTTATACTttcctgattattatttttattctgtacaatcaaaagtattattattattacagccaatggtaacaaaacatatttctcttttttcctgttactttaaaaatataattgtaatcaaAGTGAATGAGTCATGGAcaaaattattatcagaaaaaattgagcagcatttttcatatgtttttcaatttttgtttaaatataaatcaaatgtttttaaacaatttctttatataaaagaaaattttagatgaaaagttgaaatattaacattcatttataaatatcaaataaacaacattaacaattttaatttaagcacGGGTTAAGCATAGAATGTTTATTTAacatagtgaaataaaataatacattttcacattattgtttcttgttcattttcaattgattaattattatgttaaataaaattcattcttacTCTTACAGTTAATTATTTGGCTCTAATTTTCTTCATTGTTATCAAATTAACCAATTGATCATgacgtttttgttttattatgaaagaatatttttcttttctgagaATAGACATTGTTTctcaacagaaataataattaatttttttacagtctcTCCAAGATCTTCTTACAGTTGTGATGCATGTAAATAATCTGAAATTTAAGTGCACTAGTCAAGATTGctttcattttaatgattttcaccATATTGCCAGCTGCTGTGTGGAAAAAAGCAAAGGTTTTACTTGTAAGGTGATAATTGCCTACATTTTTGAGAGCTTGCATGCTAATATATTTATTAGCTTGCCAAGCCATGATTATTCTCAAGTAGTACCAGCAGTATTTCTCagcagaaaaaaaggaaatgggaaatCATTTCACTTGTAAGTTCAATATTGTTTGCTTGTTATTCATGAGAATGGCTTTATAATTTTTGAGTGTGTTAGTACTTTCAAATCATCTACAACTGTGAGGTGAATATTAAGGTGGATTGTGGGATACTCCTTTAACTGTCTTTAGAATTTAACTAAAGCCTGGACAACTACGTTGCTACCTTTTATAGTCACTTTTAGCAGTGTAtggttaaaaacagatttataagcAAACCATCCACCAGtggtaaacaaaacaaattgacttcacaaaattttacttcacaCTGACTGCTGagttgaatcaaattttaatataaaattatataattcccATTGGAACATGCAAACTAGGTTTGTGTTATTTACCAAAAATTCTTTCGTTTTAAATCTGTACACTCTTTATAACTAAAAGTgggaaagaataataaaaatacttattttaaatataatttgttatttttgatcATAGATCTCATGTCAAATTGTACTTggatacattattttcaaaatgttatttactgCAATGATTTCATctcatttataacaaaatcaatagaagataatttatttctaaattgattaaaaatattatatttacctaTGATTGTGTTTGCAACCGATCTGGGTTTCACTTTtactttgatataaatattattatctttgtcaCATGTTACAACTTCTGCTTGTTCACTTTCCGAGCTACCTGAATAAATTTCCTAAACAAAATgatacttaatttgatattaatacaatttcacttcagtaatttttaatattcttatatttattattaataataatatttaaaaacaaaagctaCTGAATGTATTCTAAACTGTACTAGCTTATCTAATGGCAAGCCTTATGGCTgccaattattgtaaaatttgaaaatgggaTTATTGTGTTAAAAATCTTTTGACATTGGGAAgccttatatattaatttagtattagatagaactttaaattttcttacacAGCTAATTATCAACATCTTCTTCATCTTTGTTATAgataatttcttgtaaataataGAACAAGAAATCTTGTTTGTTCAATCTGATTTTGAGtgggatttcataagaaataatattataaaaagataattttatccgagatagtttatttatttattcatcatcaTCAGATAAACACATTCTTCAaccacataataataaaaatgtaattgataatgataacaaaaatatattattcttaataatacacATAAATACTAAGAaggcataaaaataaatcatatttataaaatattcatttaaaattaaaataggcaGTAAGAAGACTAGTGAgatttaagacataaaaaatgagaaaaataatataaccaataaataataagGTGATTATAATCAAAAcggttattgtataaaaaaaagtaatacatcaTTTACTATTAAAGAGGGAgagaatttgttaataaattcacaTTAATTATATGGTAGGTCATGAAGAAAATCATTAACGCTATAGCTTATAATAGAAATAGATATACTTTGCTTAGAATTTCACCTTCATCCTATTAAATTTGAGTCTAAGTGAAATATGAActatttattaggaaaaaaacaaaatagttattcAAGATAAACTTTTGGGCATGGAATTAATgaaggataattatttttttctaaatgtactCAATTTAATATAACTCATttcattattactgtaaaaatttgtaactttaaatTTTCTGCAATACTACTGTAACAATCTATTGGTGGCATGATTGGACAAGTTCTGAATCATAATTCAACTAGCAAATTAAACACTAATCTTTTTTTGCTTagttctttcttcctttttctgtttagcctctggtaactaccattcagataatacttcagaggatgaatgaggatgatatgtatgagtgtaaatgaagtgtagtcttgtacattctcagttcgaccattcctgaaatatgtggttaattgaaaccaaccaccaagtaataaaattcgtgtaaaaataactggctttactagaacttgaacgctggaactctcgacttccaaaccgctgatatgggaagacacgttcaccactagaccaacccagtgggttacatTGCTTAGTTCttggttaaaaatacaaaactgtaaaataataaatacagctaCTCAATCCAAATTACCCTGCTTTGCAAtagcaaacaataaaattaaattatctacataaaatgaaatcttaaaaGTATAGaagtttctattaatttttatttattgcaataatcaTGAATGAACTGTGTTAATGCCTTATCTTATGATAAATAATCCACTAACAGTTAAATGAACTAACTTAGATGAGCTATTCTCAAAATGGTATTATGTGATGTATTATAGTTATAAGGCCACATACAcacacagtaggtctgaaaaattcccgaactaaatttctgtaatcGATACAAGTAGTGCCATCTCTCGGACAACCAGAGAACTATGTAGTACGATATCTGacgagtgtgtgtacaaaatttcgcCACGTTTTGTCACTCCAGTCTTGCGTTATATTTGGCCGCGTATGTTGTGTTCATGAGACCATGTGCGAGCTCGCGACACGGAACAGAGAAgcatgataaaattttgtgttctacttcaaaaatctttcgttgaaacaTATTCTATAATACAacaagcattcggtgatgaagtCGTATCTCGTACTGCTACACATGGTGGAAGTGGTTTAAAGACGGTAGAGAGTCATTGGATGACGACGAAGGAAGAGGGAGGCTGTCAATACCTGTTCACGACGAAAACGTTGTGAAAGTGCGCGCGCTCCGGCTCGAtcaacctcatcttacccttgCGGGTGTATCAGAAGAGTAAACATTAGTAAAGacgtacaattctaacagaaaaaattaaccgccgaaaggtgtgctctcgtttcgttccacacttcttgacaaaagaacaaaaacaggtgcgTCTTTCTTGTGCTCAAGACTTCGTTGAGATTGCCGATAGCGACCCGAATTTTTTGCCAACAgttgtaactggggatgaaagctggtgcttcataTATGATCCGCAAATGAAACGTCAGTccgctgcttggttgagtcctgcTTGGTAAAGATCGATCAAAATCAGGCAGCAAAAATCGTAAGTGAAAACCGATTttgattgcattcttcgactCAAAGTACCTGATTCATCATCAATCTGTCCCAACCGGTCAAATCGTGAAttgtaaattctatttggaagtaatgaagcGCCTGATGCATCGCATTCGTCGAATGTGGCCCGAGTACCGGGATCCGGGTAATGggactctcttgcacgacaataCCCCGGCACACATGGCaatagttttaacatttattacgccgcaaatcaaatcaccgtcttatccTACCACCTTATTCACccaacttggctccagcagacaaTTTTCTGTTCCCGAAattcaagttgaagatgaaaggccgctttttcgaTGACATCTGGCCATCCAAAGGACTTGCACCGAGCAGTTTTAGgcaatcccacaaagtgatttctgcAGAGCGTTTTATGGGCTCTACCGGCACTGCAACGAgggtataactagagaagggttttatgggctgatgtgagtaaattcgtttatcttaaaatctgtatttttatttaattcagttcgggaacttttcagacatactgtgtatagAGTTTGCCTAGTGTGCTTTGAATAACCAAGTACACAGTTGTGTTCAATTTCAGTCTTGCCATACCCATTTTGtatgtttgaatattttcaaacaaattttatatataccatAATCACACTTTTTCAAGCAAAGCATGAGTTGATGTTTAGTTCtcttgaataattattacaaagaaataacaaactttatttaattttaatctccaCATTTTGAGACAGCCTagaatggaattaattttactttctatcATGAACTATAACTTTGTCtcaatgaatataattttcacCAGGTTAAATAAATAGCTGGTGTTCCTTTCtaaattctttaacaaatttaaatctgtttattataattagtgaTTTTCAACTACTAGAGCATATCTGTTTGCAGtttttacaacataaattcaaattattctaaaaattgttCAGTGCGCCTTTGCCTCTTGAATTATAATGCTTTGTTTAAAAACCTGTTTCATAAGTGTAGGAAGAcatcttttattttcttgaaattgaaacttttgatattgtttctttttttatattctttacatcTATGTAAAAGCAACCTGATCAGTTTTGTTTAAACTAGTAGACATG comes from Lycorma delicatula isolate Av1 chromosome 3, ASM4794821v1, whole genome shotgun sequence and encodes:
- the LOC142321923 gene encoding UPF0235 protein Swol_0959-like isoform X2, which produces MVHITHSFLFCWIFAVIHEIYSGSSESEQAEVVTCDKDNNIYIKVKVKPRSVANTIIGIELSEVTVCVNAPDTGRKANEELIKYFAEVLKVKHEHLSIVKGAESNLKIMKLIYHGLSLYKVITMLDKECGFISNGEAFLDGSWSHNITKR
- the LOC142321923 gene encoding UPF0235 protein YPK_0828-like isoform X4 yields the protein MVHITHSFLFCWIFAVIHEIYSGSSESEQAEVVTCDKDNNIYIKVKVKPRSVANTIIGIELSEVTVCVNAPDTGRKANEELIKYFAEVLKVKHEHLSIVKGEKSKIKIVKLSNPGLYVHEVIKLLDKETI
- the LOC142321923 gene encoding UPF0235 protein C15orf40 homolog isoform X1 gives rise to the protein MVHITHSFLFCWIFAVIHEIYSGSSESEQAEVVTCDKDNNIYIKVKVKPRSVANTIIGIELSEVTVCVNAPDTGRKANEELIKYFAEVLKVKHEHLSIVKGAESISKVIKLDCKLTEWESTANQTYRDIVVKKINMYIKLIKPFIKYLLLNTLSPS
- the LOC142321923 gene encoding UPF0235 protein YggU-like isoform X3 translates to MVHITHSFLFCWIFAVIHEIYSGSSESEQAEVVTCDKDNNIYIKVKVKPRSVANTIIGIELSEVTVCVNAPDTGRKANEELIKYFAEVLKVKHEHLSIVKEETPDIKVVRLIKTKLSSPEVVYKIAEKLQLED